Within Streptomyces sp. SS1-1, the genomic segment ATCAGCGACTGGTCGCGGACGTAGCCGGCGCTGAGCTGGGTGAGCGCGACCGGGACCGTCGGGTTGGTCATGTCGAGCACCACGAACGGCCAGAAGAAGTCGTTCCACGCGTGCACGAACGTGATCATGAACAGGACGGCCATGGCGGGCCGCGCCACCGGGAGCACGATGCTCCAGAAGATGCGCAACGAGTGCGCCCCGTCGACGCGTCCGGCCTCGACCAGCTCGTCCGGCAGCGCCTCCGACAGATACTGGCGCATGAAGAACACGCCGACCGCGCTGACCAGCGTCGGGAAGATGACGGCGGGCAGCTGCTGGGACCAGCCCAGCTCGGACATCAGCATGAACAGCGGGACGACACCGAGCTGCGGCGGCACCATCATCGTGCCGATCACCAGCATCAGCAGGACGTTGCGGCCCTTGAACCGCAGCTTGGCGAAGGCGAATCCGGCCAGCGTCGCGAACATCACCGTGGACAGGGCGATCACCCCGGCCACGATCAGGCTGTTGATCATGGCCTTGCCCATGGCCGCCTCGTCCCACGCGCGGGCGAGGTTGCTGAACAGGTTGGGGCCGGGCAGGAACGGCGGCGGGGTCTGGCTGACCCGCGTGTTGTCCGTCGACGCCGCCACCATCGTCCAGTACAGCGGGAAGATGGACAGGATCGCCATGACGGCGAGCAGGACGTAGGCGAGCGGTCCCGCGTGGTGCTGGCGGCCTGCGCGGATGCGCAGCAGGCGCCGGCGGCCGCCGCGGCCGGTCGTCGGTTCGGGGGTCCGGTCCGGGGCGTCCGTCCGGACCGGGAGGCTTTGAGTGGTCATGTCGGCTCCAGGTCAGGACGATCGGGCCCGCAGGCGCTTGATCAGGCGCTGCACGGCGAAGGCGAGGACGAGCAGCAGGAACATCGCCCAGGCGACGGTCGCCGAGCGGCCCATCTGGTAGTTCTTCCAGCCCTCCTCGTACAGCAGCAGACCCAGCGTCTGGTACTGGTTGTCCGCGCCGCCGGTGACACCGTTGGGGCCCTGGCCGAAGATCAGCGGCTCACCGAAGAGCTGGGTGGCGCCGATCGTCGACAGCACGATGGTGAACACGATGGTGGAGCGGATGCCGGGCACGGTGACGTTCGTGAACTGCTTCCAGCGGGAGGCACCGTCGATCGAGGCGGCCTCGTAGCGCTCGGCGGGGATGGCCTGCATCGCGGCCAGGTAGAGCAGTGCGTTGTACCCGGTCCAGCGCCAGATGACGATGGTGGAGATCGCGAACTGCGACGGCCACTTCTCGGCCTCCCAGTCCAGCGGGTCGATCCCGATCGAGCCGAGCGCCCAGTTGATCATGCCGAAGTCACGCTCGTAGATCATCGTGAAGACGAGCGCGGCCGCGGCGACCGACGTGGCGTACGGAACGAGGGACGCGACCCGGAAGAACAGCGAGGCGCGCATCCGGTAGTTGAGCAGGTGCGCCAGACCGAGCGCCATCAGCAGCTGCGGCACGGTCGAGATGACACCGATCGTGATGGTGTTCATCAGCGCGTTCCAGAACCGCTCGTCCTGCCACAGCGCGGTGTAGTTGTCGAGGCCCACCCACTCCCGCACGTCGAGCGTGGCCAGCTCCACATGGTGCAGGGAGATCCACGAGGTGTAGATGAGCGGGTAGAAGCTGAACGCGGCGAAGACCACGAAGAACGGTGCGACGAACGCGTACGGCGCGCCCTTGACGTCCAGCCGGTGCAGCAGCGAGGCGCGCCGCTTGCCGGAGGTGCCGTCGCCCGCGGTGCCGGGCGGGGCCGGCGGCTCCTCGCCGGCCAGGGCCTTGGTGGTGGAGGTGGCCACCGGACTTCCTTCCTGAGAGGGGGTGGGTCAGCCGGGCCCGGGCCCGCGGCGAACGCGCGGACCCGGGAGGCTGCGGGGGCATCGGGTCAGCCGACGGCCTTCTCGATGCGCTCCGTGGTGGTGTCCCACGCCTCGTCACGCTTGGTGCCCTGCTCGATCAGGGCCAGGCCCTGCGAGAAGGTGTCCTTGATCGTGCCGTCCTTGCGGCCGAGGACCTGCTTGTCCGGGATCTCCTGCGCGGCGGCGCCGAAGATCTCACCGATCGGCGCGTTGTTGAAGTACTCCGACTTGGCGTTCTTCACGTCGGGGTTCTCCAGGGCCGTCTTGGAGGACGGGATGTTGCCTATCTCCTTGAAGATGTGGGCCTGCTGCTCGGGCGCGGTCAGCCACGCCACCAGCTTCTTGGCCTCCTCCTTCACCGGGCTCTGCTCGATCACACCGAGGAAGGAACCGCCCCAGTTGGCGCCCTTCGGGGCCCGGGCGACGTCCCACTTGCCCTTGTTGGCGTCACCGGCCTTCTCGCTGATGTGGCTGAGCATCCACGCGGGGCACACGGCCGTCGCGAACGTGCCGTTGGCCAGACCGGGGTCCCAACCGGGCTGGAACTGGCGGAGCTTGGCCGTCAGCCCGCCCTCGGCGGCGTCGGCGGACAGCTTCCAGGCGTCCTTGACGACCGGGTTCGTCTCGTAG encodes:
- a CDS encoding carbohydrate ABC transporter permease produces the protein MATSTTKALAGEEPPAPPGTAGDGTSGKRRASLLHRLDVKGAPYAFVAPFFVVFAAFSFYPLIYTSWISLHHVELATLDVREWVGLDNYTALWQDERFWNALMNTITIGVISTVPQLLMALGLAHLLNYRMRASLFFRVASLVPYATSVAAAALVFTMIYERDFGMINWALGSIGIDPLDWEAEKWPSQFAISTIVIWRWTGYNALLYLAAMQAIPAERYEAASIDGASRWKQFTNVTVPGIRSTIVFTIVLSTIGATQLFGEPLIFGQGPNGVTGGADNQYQTLGLLLYEEGWKNYQMGRSATVAWAMFLLLVLAFAVQRLIKRLRARSS
- a CDS encoding carbohydrate ABC transporter permease → MTTQSLPVRTDAPDRTPEPTTGRGGRRRLLRIRAGRQHHAGPLAYVLLAVMAILSIFPLYWTMVAASTDNTRVSQTPPPFLPGPNLFSNLARAWDEAAMGKAMINSLIVAGVIALSTVMFATLAGFAFAKLRFKGRNVLLMLVIGTMMVPPQLGVVPLFMLMSELGWSQQLPAVIFPTLVSAVGVFFMRQYLSEALPDELVEAGRVDGAHSLRIFWSIVLPVARPAMAVLFMITFVHAWNDFFWPFVVLDMTNPTVPVALTQLSAGYVRDQSLIMAGALLGTLPLLAMFIVFGRQIVSGIMAGAVKG